A single Flavobacteriales bacterium DNA region contains:
- a CDS encoding glycosyltransferase, translating into MRKLSAVIITYNEARNIKRCITSLDGVADEIVVVDSFSTDATPSICKGLGVQFHQREWKGYSKQKNYGNGLASNDWILSIDADEALSEALKASIVAEKENGKGYNYSFNRLTNYCGKWIKHSGWYPDTKLRMFNRAENDWQGEVHEKPTVDPAKAKKLKGDLLHYSYHSVSDHVKRTDVYSTLGAKELFEKGKRSSVFKMLFNPWLKFNRMYFLRLGFLDGMEGFTIALITAYGTFLKYIKLHFLHKNNG; encoded by the coding sequence ATGCGCAAACTCTCAGCTGTCATCATCACGTATAATGAAGCGCGCAACATAAAGCGCTGCATTACCTCGTTGGATGGCGTGGCCGATGAAATTGTGGTGGTTGATAGTTTCTCCACCGATGCCACACCAAGCATCTGCAAAGGTTTGGGCGTTCAGTTCCACCAGCGCGAATGGAAAGGCTATAGCAAGCAGAAGAACTACGGCAACGGGTTGGCTTCAAACGATTGGATCCTTTCCATCGATGCGGACGAGGCACTTTCGGAAGCGTTGAAGGCTTCCATCGTTGCCGAGAAAGAGAACGGGAAAGGGTACAACTATTCGTTCAATCGACTCACCAATTACTGCGGAAAGTGGATCAAGCATTCAGGTTGGTACCCAGATACCAAACTTCGGATGTTCAATCGTGCAGAAAATGACTGGCAGGGCGAAGTGCACGAAAAACCGACCGTAGATCCAGCGAAGGCCAAAAAGCTGAAGGGCGACCTGCTGCATTACAGCTACCATTCGGTGAGCGATCACGTAAAACGGACAGATGTGTATTCTACGCTTGGGGCCAAAGAACTTTTCGAGAAAGGAAAGCGGTCAAGTGTTTTCAAGATGCTGTTCAACCCTTGGCTCAAATTCAATCGAATGTACTTTCTGCGTTTGGGATTTTTGGATGGAATGGAAGGCTTCACCATCGCGCTCATAACCGCTTACGGAACGTTTCTGAAGTACATCAAACTGCATTTTCTACACAAGAACAACGGTTGA
- a CDS encoding glycosyltransferase, which produces MQFSILIPTWNNLEFLKCCVDSIRKNSAEEHEILVYVNEGKDGSAEWCGEQNIKFIHSSTNVGVCTALNALFEIATKDIICYVNDDMYLCPNWDKVVIEEISTIGHEKFYLSSTMIEPEETGNKCVLSPYDFGRNPSEFREKDLLAELPNMTKQDWSGSTWPPNVMHRNLWKAIGGYGEEFSPGLYSDPDVSMKLWQQGVRIFRGLGESRAYHFMSKSTGRVKMNDGKRTFLKKWGVSSSWFVKEVLKQGQPYQGPLPEKAISPNLKDRLKRLL; this is translated from the coding sequence ATGCAGTTCTCCATTCTCATCCCAACTTGGAACAATTTGGAATTTCTGAAGTGCTGCGTGGATAGCATTCGGAAGAATTCTGCGGAGGAGCATGAAATACTGGTTTATGTGAATGAGGGAAAAGATGGCTCGGCCGAATGGTGTGGGGAGCAGAACATCAAATTCATCCATTCTTCAACGAATGTTGGAGTTTGCACCGCTCTGAATGCACTGTTCGAAATTGCAACGAAAGACATCATCTGCTACGTGAATGATGACATGTACCTCTGCCCGAATTGGGACAAGGTGGTTATTGAGGAGATTTCAACTATCGGCCACGAGAAATTCTACTTGAGTTCAACCATGATCGAACCAGAGGAAACGGGCAACAAATGCGTGCTTTCGCCTTATGATTTTGGCAGAAACCCATCTGAATTCCGAGAAAAAGACCTTCTTGCCGAATTGCCAAATATGACCAAACAGGATTGGAGTGGAAGCACATGGCCGCCCAACGTCATGCACAGAAATCTGTGGAAGGCCATTGGCGGTTATGGCGAAGAATTCAGTCCAGGATTGTACTCCGACCCTGACGTAAGCATGAAACTTTGGCAGCAGGGAGTTCGGATCTTCAGAGGATTGGGTGAAAGCCGTGCGTATCACTTCATGTCAAAATCCACTGGCCGCGTGAAGATGAACGATGGCAAAAGGACGTTCCTCAAAAAATGGGGCGTCAGTTCATCATGGTTTGTGAAAGAGGTTCTGAAACAGGGACAACCATACCAAGGACCGCTTCCTGAAAAGGCCATCAGCCCGAATTTGAAAGACCGCCTGAAGCGGCTTCTCTAA
- a CDS encoding PDZ domain-containing protein has product MFKKLRAVLVIIPVVLLSLLTSSYVDSYFEISKNLDIFITLFKELNLYYVDETQPGNLMEKGIDGMLESLDPYTTFIPESDIEDYRFMTTGQYGGIGALIRKKDSLVVVAEPYEDFPAMKAGLLAGDIILEVNGKSTDGKSTSDVSAILKGQPQTEVKVKVKRYGQEKPFDVTIMREEIQIKSVPYSGMLNDEVGYLNLSSFTDNCSKEVKDAIVELKEKGMKKLVIDLRGNPGGLLNEAVALSNLFVPKGELIVSTKGKVKEWNKDYKAMQAPLDKDMPLAVLVNSGSASASEIVSGVMQDLDRAVIIGQRSYGKGLVQTTRPLSYNSQLKVTTAKYYIPSGRCIQALDYSHRNEDGSVGKVPDSLISVFQTKAGRLVYDGGGIEPDVKVEPIKLSDVAFNLGIKMLYFDFATEYYFNHPEIGPIKDFKVDDALYAEFEKWLETKDFDYTTDSERVLEKLKEVAEEEKYFKRISTEYDALEARVKHDKSKDLEDFQEEVKDLLRGEIISRYYHQRGRIQAMLEEDRDVKKALEVFANMDEYNRILTDTSTN; this is encoded by the coding sequence GTGTTCAAGAAACTGAGAGCGGTCCTCGTCATCATTCCCGTGGTGCTACTTTCGCTGCTCACCAGCAGTTACGTTGATTCTTACTTCGAGATCAGCAAGAACCTCGACATCTTCATCACACTTTTCAAAGAGTTGAACCTCTACTACGTGGATGAAACGCAGCCTGGAAACCTGATGGAAAAAGGCATTGACGGGATGCTCGAATCGCTCGATCCATATACCACGTTCATCCCCGAATCGGACATTGAAGACTACCGTTTCATGACCACGGGTCAGTATGGCGGAATCGGTGCACTGATCCGTAAAAAAGACAGTTTGGTAGTGGTGGCCGAACCTTACGAGGATTTCCCTGCTATGAAAGCAGGGCTCCTCGCGGGAGACATCATTTTGGAGGTGAACGGAAAATCGACCGATGGAAAATCGACCAGCGATGTGAGCGCGATCCTGAAAGGCCAGCCACAGACCGAAGTGAAGGTGAAGGTAAAACGATATGGACAGGAAAAACCGTTCGATGTCACCATTATGCGCGAAGAGATCCAGATCAAGAGCGTTCCGTATTCGGGAATGTTGAACGATGAGGTCGGTTACCTGAACCTTTCCAGTTTTACGGACAACTGTTCGAAAGAGGTGAAAGATGCCATCGTGGAGCTGAAGGAAAAGGGCATGAAAAAATTGGTGATCGACCTGCGTGGAAATCCTGGTGGACTGTTGAACGAAGCGGTTGCGCTGAGCAATCTTTTTGTGCCGAAGGGCGAACTGATCGTAAGCACAAAAGGCAAAGTGAAAGAATGGAACAAGGACTACAAGGCCATGCAGGCTCCGCTCGATAAGGACATGCCGCTTGCCGTGCTTGTGAACAGCGGTTCAGCATCTGCATCCGAGATCGTTTCGGGTGTGATGCAAGACCTCGACCGTGCAGTCATCATCGGGCAACGCAGTTACGGCAAAGGATTGGTGCAGACCACGCGACCCTTGAGCTATAACTCGCAGCTGAAAGTTACCACCGCCAAGTATTACATCCCAAGCGGACGCTGTATTCAAGCATTGGATTATTCGCACCGAAATGAGGATGGCAGTGTTGGAAAAGTTCCTGATTCGCTCATTTCTGTTTTCCAAACGAAGGCTGGGCGTTTGGTTTACGATGGCGGAGGCATTGAACCCGATGTGAAAGTGGAACCCATCAAACTCTCTGATGTGGCTTTCAACCTCGGCATCAAAATGCTCTATTTCGATTTCGCCACAGAGTATTACTTCAACCATCCTGAAATTGGGCCGATCAAGGATTTCAAAGTTGATGATGCACTCTATGCCGAATTTGAAAAGTGGTTGGAAACCAAGGATTTCGACTACACCACGGATAGCGAAAGGGTGCTTGAAAAGTTGAAGGAAGTGGCCGAAGAGGAGAAATACTTCAAGCGGATAAGTACGGAATATGATGCGCTGGAGGCGCGTGTGAAACACGACAAGTCGAAAGACCTTGAGGATTTTCAGGAAGAGGTGAAAGACCTGTTGCGCGGAGAGATCATCTCAAGATATTATCACCAGCGAGGCCGTATTCAGGCCATGCTGGAAGAAGACCGTGACGTGAAAAAAGCGCTGGAGGTATTTGCCAATATGGACGAATACAACCGCATTCTGACCGACACCAGCACCAACTGA
- the rnpA gene encoding ribonuclease P protein component (protein component of RNaseP which catalyzes the removal of the 5'-leader sequence from pre-tRNA to produce the mature 5'terminus; this enzyme also cleaves other RNA substrates), whose product MSRYTFGKKEKLCSKLILDELFRSGRSFKEYPVRVMHLRLETSDVPAKLLISVPKKRFKKAVSRNHIKRLIREAYRLNKPDLMEKWQADGKYFALAFVYIGSDIPSFQDLDEVVKRIIEKLKSIEA is encoded by the coding sequence ATGAGCAGATATACTTTCGGAAAGAAGGAGAAACTCTGCTCCAAATTGATCCTTGACGAACTTTTCAGATCAGGAAGATCATTCAAAGAATATCCGGTGCGCGTGATGCATTTGAGATTGGAAACCAGCGATGTTCCCGCCAAATTGCTCATCTCGGTGCCGAAAAAACGGTTCAAGAAAGCGGTGTCGCGAAACCACATCAAACGGCTTATCCGCGAAGCGTACCGACTGAACAAACCCGATCTGATGGAAAAATGGCAGGCCGATGGAAAATATTTTGCCCTCGCATTTGTTTACATTGGCAGCGACATCCCATCGTTTCAGGATCTGGACGAGGTCGTGAAGCGAATTATTGAAAAATTGAAGTCCATAGAAGCATGA
- a CDS encoding uroporphyrinogen-III synthase — MDKVKSILVSQPKPEGDKNPYFNLAQKHNLKIDFRSFIHVEGVDVKDFRTQKVNILDHSAIILTSKNAADHFFRICEETRVTVPEGMKYFCVSEAIAYYLQKYVVYRKRKIFYGGNTFKDMVDVLKKNKGEKFLLPCIDDLKPSIPETLDSLGLDYTKAVIYKTVSSDLSDLADVNYDILVFYSPSGIKSLFENFPDFKQNKTRIAAFGPTTTHAVKEHHLKLDIGAPVPNAPSMTMALDQYITLANKKK, encoded by the coding sequence ATGGATAAAGTTAAGAGCATTCTCGTATCGCAGCCTAAACCAGAAGGCGACAAAAACCCCTATTTCAATCTTGCTCAGAAACACAATCTAAAAATTGACTTTCGGTCATTTATTCATGTAGAGGGCGTTGATGTCAAGGATTTCCGAACGCAGAAAGTGAACATCCTGGACCACTCGGCCATTATTCTGACAAGCAAGAACGCGGCTGACCATTTCTTCCGCATTTGCGAGGAAACGCGCGTTACCGTACCTGAGGGCATGAAGTATTTCTGCGTGTCGGAGGCCATTGCCTACTACTTGCAGAAATACGTGGTTTACCGCAAGCGCAAGATCTTTTACGGTGGAAACACCTTTAAAGACATGGTGGACGTGCTGAAGAAGAACAAAGGCGAAAAATTCCTTTTGCCATGTATCGATGACCTGAAGCCAAGCATTCCAGAAACGTTGGACAGTCTGGGCTTAGATTACACCAAGGCGGTGATCTACAAAACGGTGAGCAGCGACCTTTCTGACCTGGCCGATGTGAATTACGACATTCTTGTTTTCTACAGCCCATCAGGGATCAAATCGTTGTTCGAGAATTTCCCAGATTTCAAGCAGAACAAGACGCGCATTGCGGCCTTCGGACCGACAACAACGCACGCAGTAAAGGAGCATCACCTGAAATTGGACATCGGTGCGCCCGTGCCCAATGCACCATCCATGACCATGGCGTTGGACCAGTACATCACCTTGGCCAACAAGAAGAAGTGA